In one window of Gossypium arboreum isolate Shixiya-1 chromosome 4, ASM2569848v2, whole genome shotgun sequence DNA:
- the LOC108458205 gene encoding 40S ribosomal protein S14-like: protein MSRRKVREPKEENTNLGPAVPEGEHVFGVAHIFASFNDTFIHVTDLSGRETMVRITGGMKVKADRDESSPYAAMLAAQDVSQRCKELGITALHIKLRATGGNKTKTPGPGAQSALRALARSGMKIGRIEDVTPIPTDSTRRKGGRRGRRL from the exons ATG TCGAGAAGGAAGGTTAGAGAGCCCAAGGAGGAGAATACTAACCTAGGACCTGCTGTTCCAGAGGGCGAGCATGTTTTTGGGGTGGCTCACATCTTTGCTTCATTTAATGACACATTCATT CATGTGACTGATTTGTCTGGAAGGGAAACAATGGTTCGCATTACTG GTGGCATGAAGGTGAAAGCTGATAGGGATGAGTCTTCCCCTTATGCAGCCATGCTTGCAGCCCAGGATGTTTCTCAACGCTGCAAG GAGTTGGGTATTACTGCCCTTCATATAAAGCTTAGAGCTACTGGAGGGAATAAGACCAAGACACCAGGTCCTGGTGCACAGTCAGCACTTAGAGCCCTTGCTCGTTCTGGCATGAAAATTGGACGCATAG AGGATGTTACCCCCATTCCCACTGACAGTACCCGTAGAAAGGGAGGCAGACGTGGAAGAAGGCTGTGA